One genomic region from Sphingobacterium multivorum encodes:
- a CDS encoding peroxiredoxin-like family protein: MKNYIKTKLAAFIALLLFTTCIAGIANAQEPSRMSKADGVIHKIEMKQSPYHIPQNPEDISPLLCGEKIPMAVLFDVSGKGFDLNRAISQKPTILVFYRGGWCPYCIRQLSGLQEAFLGLEEMGYQLIAISTDESEGLMEAAAKEKLSYTLLSDSDLALSKQMGIAYKAPKDYWEMLPKTTGGKDSELLLPVPSVFIVDQMGTIHFEFINPNFKQRLSSNLLLAAASSIKEDL, from the coding sequence ATGAAAAATTATATAAAAACAAAATTAGCTGCGTTTATTGCGTTGCTGTTATTCACGACGTGCATCGCAGGCATAGCCAATGCGCAAGAGCCGTCTCGCATGAGTAAAGCTGACGGCGTGATACATAAAATCGAAATGAAGCAATCCCCTTATCATATTCCGCAAAATCCGGAAGACATCAGCCCGCTATTGTGTGGAGAAAAAATACCGATGGCCGTATTGTTTGACGTTTCCGGTAAAGGATTTGATCTCAATAGGGCGATTTCCCAAAAACCGACCATTTTGGTTTTCTACCGCGGTGGCTGGTGTCCTTATTGTATCAGACAACTTTCGGGCTTACAAGAGGCCTTTTTAGGATTGGAAGAAATGGGGTATCAGTTGATTGCCATAAGCACAGACGAATCTGAAGGACTAATGGAAGCTGCAGCAAAAGAAAAATTAAGCTATACACTTTTATCGGATTCAGATCTTGCGCTGTCGAAACAAATGGGGATTGCATATAAAGCTCCAAAAGACTATTGGGAGATGCTTCCGAAAACAACTGGAGGTAAGGACAGCGAGTTATTGCTTCCAGTGCCATCAGTTTTTATAGTCGATCAAATGGGAACCATACACTTCGAATTTATCAATCCCAATTTTAAACAGAGATTGTCCTCCAATCTGCTGCTTGCAGCTGCAAGCAGCATTAAAGAAGACCTTTAA
- a CDS encoding nuclear transport factor 2 family protein — protein sequence MNLPNIISELLKAQNKFDSGAYANCFTEDAEVVDEGKKHKGQIEIQNWIDKANKEYGATMTPLDFNEGESILSVETAGAFPGSPVVLKYHFQLFNDRIKYLKITT from the coding sequence ATGAATTTACCAAACATTATCTCCGAACTCCTGAAAGCACAAAACAAATTTGACAGTGGTGCTTACGCGAATTGTTTCACTGAAGATGCAGAAGTAGTTGATGAGGGAAAAAAACACAAGGGACAAATTGAAATTCAAAACTGGATTGACAAAGCTAACAAAGAATACGGGGCGACAATGACACCCTTGGATTTTAATGAAGGTGAAAGTATTTTATCAGTGGAGACTGCAGGTGCATTTCCTGGTAGTCCTGTTGTTTTGAAATATCATTTCCAATTGTTTAATGATCGAATTAAATATCTGAAAATAACAACTTAA
- a CDS encoding SDR family oxidoreductase: MEQFNFNNELSDKIALVTGGTKGTGRAIAERLLHAGATVVITARNVPEVENSKLHFIASDLSTVEGAQKVVSEVLSKYGRLDILVNNLGGSSTPAGGFAVLSDEDWESTLQANLLAPIRLDRGFLPQMIERKNGVIIHIASIQGKLPLYDSTLPYAAAKAGLRNYSKSLSNEVTPKGARVLTVSPGWINTTASEAWLGEIARNSNSTIEEAQQGVIDALGGIPFGRPAEPAEVAELVGFLVSPRASYLTGTEYVIDGGTVPTI; encoded by the coding sequence ATGGAACAATTTAATTTCAACAACGAATTATCAGACAAGATTGCTTTGGTAACAGGGGGTACAAAAGGCACTGGAAGAGCAATTGCGGAAAGACTATTACATGCTGGGGCAACAGTTGTAATTACTGCTAGAAACGTCCCAGAAGTGGAAAACAGCAAGCTGCATTTCATTGCTTCCGACCTGAGTACAGTAGAGGGCGCTCAAAAAGTGGTGAGCGAGGTGCTTTCGAAGTATGGTAGACTTGACATCCTAGTAAACAATCTCGGTGGATCGTCTACACCTGCAGGAGGATTTGCTGTGCTAAGCGATGAGGATTGGGAATCAACACTGCAAGCTAACCTTTTGGCTCCGATCCGTCTAGACAGAGGCTTTTTACCGCAGATGATTGAACGCAAAAACGGTGTGATCATTCACATTGCTTCTATTCAAGGCAAACTACCCTTATATGATTCAACGTTACCTTACGCAGCGGCAAAAGCAGGATTGAGGAACTACAGTAAAAGCTTATCGAACGAAGTTACTCCTAAAGGCGCCCGTGTGCTGACGGTATCGCCCGGCTGGATCAATACCACAGCATCGGAAGCTTGGCTAGGCGAAATTGCAAGAAATTCGAACAGTACGATAGAAGAAGCCCAGCAGGGTGTAATTGATGCACTCGGAGGAATCCCTTTCGGTAGACCTGCAGAGCCTGCAGAGGTAGCTGAACTTGTTGGCTTCCTGGTTTCACCGAGAGCCAGTTATCTAACGGGAACAGAATATGTTATTGATGGCGGAACAGTACCAACGATTTAA
- a CDS encoding TlpA family protein disulfide reductase, protein MAPIFELANDNGNLVSLEDFRGKYVLVEFWASWCGPCRKEFPLLQSLYSEYKSKNFEILAVSIDESRMDWLTAINNEKHLWTNVRDKGGFSGELYQIFGLKGVPDNFLLDKEGKIVARNLRSSELKKVLDKLISDN, encoded by the coding sequence ATTGCACCCATATTTGAGCTTGCAAACGATAACGGCAATCTCGTTAGTCTTGAAGACTTCAGAGGTAAATATGTTTTGGTGGAGTTTTGGGCAAGTTGGTGCGGGCCATGCCGCAAGGAATTTCCCCTTTTGCAATCTTTATATAGCGAATACAAATCAAAAAACTTTGAGATCCTGGCCGTATCGATCGATGAATCACGTATGGACTGGCTTACAGCGATAAATAATGAAAAGCATTTATGGACTAATGTAAGGGACAAAGGGGGCTTTAGTGGTGAACTTTATCAGATTTTTGGTTTAAAAGGAGTTCCTGACAACTTTCTTTTAGACAAAGAAGGAAAGATTGTAGCACGAAACCTTCGGAGTAGTGAATTAAAAAAAGTATTGGATAAATTGATTTCGGACAATTAG
- a CDS encoding SRPBCC family protein: MENYRITIPLNSPVEKVFGALTNDIPLWWTEMFEGISNKQGESFTIHFGESVFKQFRVQELEPNTKAVWYVEDSLLDIPSLENKKEWIGTTIIWEIIKKNNDTELQLTHMGLQPDVECYQICSDGWRQFTASLKSYIETGVGTPYLNSHEATTEITQ, from the coding sequence ATGGAAAATTACCGTATTACAATACCTCTGAATTCACCTGTAGAAAAAGTATTTGGTGCATTGACCAATGATATTCCACTATGGTGGACTGAAATGTTTGAAGGCATTTCTAACAAACAAGGGGAATCATTTACGATTCATTTTGGAGAATCGGTATTTAAACAATTTCGCGTACAGGAACTCGAACCTAACACAAAAGCCGTATGGTACGTAGAGGACTCACTGTTAGATATTCCGAGTCTAGAAAACAAGAAAGAATGGATCGGTACAACCATTATTTGGGAAATCATCAAAAAAAATAATGATACTGAACTACAGCTGACACATATGGGATTACAGCCCGATGTTGAATGCTATCAGATCTGCTCGGATGGCTGGAGACAATTTACAGCAAGCTTAAAATCATATATTGAAACAGGTGTAGGAACTCCTTACCTGAATTCGCATGAAGCCACAACAGAAATAACCCAATAA
- a CDS encoding response regulator, which produces MESKKIMICDDDQGIVEMLELFLDLEGYQVLSETNSTNLTKQLIAYQPDLLLLDLWMPVLSGDQLIKIIRNTPEIKNIPILVLSASVDGRDVAEGLGANGFIAKPFDLNEITSSIHDVLAS; this is translated from the coding sequence ATGGAAAGTAAAAAAATAATGATCTGCGACGATGACCAAGGCATTGTCGAGATGCTGGAGTTGTTCCTGGATTTGGAGGGATACCAGGTCTTAAGCGAAACAAACAGTACAAATCTGACCAAACAGCTTATAGCATATCAACCGGATCTTTTATTATTGGATCTTTGGATGCCCGTGCTTTCGGGCGACCAGCTGATTAAAATCATTCGCAATACACCCGAAATCAAAAATATACCTATCCTTGTACTATCCGCCAGTGTAGATGGTCGCGATGTTGCCGAAGGACTTGGCGCAAACGGATTTATTGCGAAACCTTTTGATTTAAATGAAATTACATCCAGTATTCACGACGTATTGGCTAGTTAA
- a CDS encoding helix-turn-helix domain-containing protein produces the protein MIREYNDNVTAARFVMHSDNNQFSGRGLRSAGSLPINTFIYNKGGEQKVTIDEISYTMPSRCILPLVSNQHFVFEQPDALTAWQFNREFYCIVDHDAEVGCVGFLFYGIRHPMFIVLNDTAVEEMSHLENVFSNEMMVKDNFQGEMLRTLLKRVIINTTREEHEVRFYAAALNKSPKTLSNVFGLLKQSAPSVLIRNRIILEAKRYLHYTEKSAKEIAYELGFESPAHFSRFFKKYSGTNVSAFKNL, from the coding sequence ATGATTAGGGAGTATAATGATAACGTGACCGCAGCACGGTTTGTGATGCATAGTGACAACAACCAGTTTTCAGGTAGGGGACTTCGTAGTGCGGGTTCTCTGCCTATCAACACATTTATCTACAACAAGGGCGGCGAACAGAAAGTGACGATCGATGAGATTAGCTATACGATGCCATCAAGGTGTATACTTCCTTTGGTTTCCAATCAGCATTTTGTATTTGAGCAGCCCGATGCGCTGACTGCCTGGCAGTTTAATAGGGAGTTCTATTGTATCGTTGACCACGATGCTGAGGTCGGTTGTGTTGGTTTTCTGTTCTATGGTATTCGACATCCAATGTTCATTGTATTAAATGATACTGCTGTCGAAGAAATGTCTCATCTGGAGAATGTGTTTTCCAATGAGATGATGGTAAAAGATAATTTTCAGGGTGAAATGCTGCGCACCCTTCTTAAGAGAGTTATTATCAATACCACAAGAGAGGAACATGAAGTCAGGTTCTATGCCGCTGCACTCAACAAATCACCAAAAACACTGAGCAATGTATTTGGTCTGTTGAAACAGTCAGCGCCATCTGTTCTTATCCGTAACCGAATAATTCTTGAGGCTAAAAGGTACCTCCATTATACCGAGAAGTCAGCGAAGGAAATAGCCTACGAACTTGGTTTTGAAAGTCCTGCCCATTTTAGCCGGTTTTTCAAAAAGTATTCTGGAACAAATGTTTCAGCTTTTAAGAACCTTTGA
- a CDS encoding DUF5856 family protein: MAKKQQNSKQEIANFLGEMISFRNALKLTHWSITGKGSYEAHISLDQAIESLIDITDRLVETTFSLEGTLDIVIPQTSKPANYIKYIEDFYKQVENKREGLFKENFSQSIIDDAQEAVQQLLFRLKRLE; this comes from the coding sequence ATGGCAAAAAAACAACAGAACTCAAAACAGGAAATTGCGAACTTTTTAGGTGAAATGATTTCATTCAGGAACGCATTGAAGCTGACCCATTGGTCGATAACCGGAAAAGGGAGCTATGAGGCTCATATTTCGTTAGACCAGGCAATTGAGTCTCTTATAGATATTACAGATAGACTGGTGGAAACCACTTTTTCATTGGAAGGCACACTCGATATCGTGATTCCCCAAACGTCAAAACCGGCCAATTACATCAAATACATTGAAGACTTTTATAAGCAGGTTGAAAACAAACGAGAAGGACTCTTTAAGGAAAACTTCTCACAATCCATTATTGATGATGCGCAAGAAGCTGTTCAACAGTTATTGTTCAGATTAAAAAGATTGGAGTAA
- a CDS encoding transglutaminase-like domain-containing protein, protein MKLLFNLLLFMLLTTCVIAQTTSTTWHKFLSDFKKLEQEYNNYYPAKDYQKAATVLNAIAAKMDNLQLSEKEKQEYQTTISEINANINYNLACLQSLLNQKKQAVSSFEKAILWGYTDYRNALNDHDLDNIRKESKFVKALVQLKQYDKLTLLQQSGGYVSADIDSLPIFTYEIASDRNLLAVKNFFNLDSIAGNGDEISKISNIMFFVANNIKYDGSNWALCEFDAIDFYNYHKATGKGINCRHKAMTLNEMYLAMGFKSRYVTCMPKDDKDTDCHVINSVYAETLKKWLWMDPSHGTFVMDDNNNLLSIEEVREHLKNNQSLKLNAESKVSKLWYLDYYMAKNLYWIQCTNKSQFNTESRYRPADPDLQYISLVPSGFDKSSNKYLKNNVITCDPTYFWRSPQ, encoded by the coding sequence ATGAAACTATTATTTAACCTTCTTCTTTTCATGCTGCTGACCACCTGTGTAATCGCGCAGACAACTTCGACGACATGGCATAAATTCCTCTCAGACTTTAAGAAGTTAGAACAGGAATATAATAATTATTACCCGGCAAAGGATTATCAAAAAGCAGCCACAGTATTAAATGCCATTGCGGCCAAAATGGACAACTTACAGCTATCTGAAAAAGAAAAGCAGGAATATCAAACTACGATAAGTGAAATTAATGCGAATATAAACTACAACCTTGCTTGTTTACAATCATTACTCAATCAAAAAAAACAAGCTGTTTCAAGTTTTGAAAAGGCAATTTTGTGGGGATATACCGACTATCGTAATGCTTTAAATGATCATGATCTAGATAATATTCGTAAGGAAAGTAAATTTGTAAAAGCATTGGTCCAACTGAAGCAATACGATAAATTAACTCTGTTGCAGCAATCAGGAGGATACGTTTCAGCGGATATTGACTCTTTGCCGATATTTACCTATGAGATAGCGAGCGATCGTAATTTATTAGCGGTAAAAAATTTTTTCAACCTGGACTCGATAGCTGGTAATGGCGACGAAATTTCCAAAATCAGTAATATCATGTTTTTCGTGGCAAATAACATTAAATATGACGGCAGCAATTGGGCGTTATGTGAATTTGACGCAATTGATTTTTACAACTACCACAAGGCAACGGGAAAAGGTATCAACTGTCGGCACAAAGCGATGACGTTAAATGAAATGTACCTCGCTATGGGATTTAAGTCACGCTATGTTACATGCATGCCAAAAGACGACAAAGATACTGATTGCCATGTGATCAATAGCGTATATGCTGAAACTCTAAAAAAATGGCTGTGGATGGATCCTTCCCATGGTACATTTGTGATGGACGACAACAACAATTTACTGAGCATTGAAGAAGTTAGGGAGCATTTAAAAAATAATCAATCGCTCAAGCTTAACGCAGAGTCCAAAGTAAGTAAACTTTGGTACCTGGATTATTATATGGCAAAGAATTTATACTGGATTCAATGTACGAATAAAAGCCAGTTTAACACAGAAAGTAGATATAGACCTGCCGACCCTGATCTGCAGTACATTTCTTTAGTTCCTAGCGGGTTTGACAAAAGCAGTAACAAATATTTAAAAAACAACGTGATTACGTGTGATCCTACCTACTTCTGGAGATCTCCGCAATAA
- a CDS encoding DUF6882 domain-containing protein yields the protein MGINYEQFAGKKCRELMQIQEIFREQLGMDGYQHWFYDAELALLRLYNDDKDQLYFKYIPIGTFSLISETWMWSWCNDHCIEPNKDSTFAVREFGIKNDYRKLTDRTFPADEFDCWEFAAISFDLLGGIGVYRVSTEKLQSYFLIIAVLEEDSREVIHFNQAKVECKIHGRSRPAFVCKHLNLEDPKGFEEAFETYRGMELGDDDDFQAWCDKCEKVRLRNNGWNEDAEKFANIKLICEDCYFELKSFNCH from the coding sequence TTGGGAATAAATTACGAACAGTTTGCTGGTAAAAAGTGTCGTGAACTTATGCAAATCCAGGAAATATTTAGAGAACAATTGGGCATGGACGGCTATCAACATTGGTTTTACGATGCTGAACTTGCACTCTTGCGGTTATACAATGACGATAAAGATCAATTGTATTTCAAATATATTCCTATTGGTACTTTTTCACTTATATCAGAAACGTGGATGTGGAGTTGGTGCAATGACCATTGTATCGAGCCTAATAAGGACAGCACATTTGCAGTTAGAGAATTTGGAATCAAAAACGATTACCGAAAATTGACAGATAGAACTTTCCCGGCCGATGAGTTCGATTGTTGGGAATTTGCGGCGATATCTTTTGATCTTTTGGGTGGCATCGGTGTGTATAGGGTTTCCACCGAAAAGCTCCAAAGCTATTTTCTCATTATTGCCGTTTTGGAGGAAGATTCTCGGGAAGTTATCCATTTTAACCAAGCAAAAGTTGAATGCAAAATCCATGGACGATCAAGACCCGCATTCGTTTGTAAGCATCTAAACTTAGAGGATCCCAAAGGCTTTGAAGAGGCTTTTGAAACATATAGAGGGATGGAACTTGGTGACGATGACGATTTTCAAGCTTGGTGTGATAAATGTGAAAAGGTCAGGCTCAGAAATAATGGTTGGAACGAAGATGCTGAGAAATTCGCAAATATCAAACTTATATGTGAAGACTGTTACTTTGAACTGAAAAGCTTTAATTGTCATTGA
- a CDS encoding winged helix-turn-helix transcriptional regulator → MYERKIIPNLNCGLDLIGEVLYGKWKIRLLWFIDQGHKRPSELQRKIPDASRRVLNIQLKELEDHELVMKKIYPVVPPKVEYSLTDLGMSLIPIISALGHWGDQNEDRLRTIILKRISG, encoded by the coding sequence ATGTATGAGAGAAAAATAATTCCGAACCTGAACTGCGGTCTCGACTTGATAGGTGAAGTGCTTTATGGCAAATGGAAAATACGCTTGCTCTGGTTTATTGATCAGGGACATAAAAGACCGAGTGAATTGCAGCGTAAGATACCAGACGCCTCTAGACGGGTGCTGAATATCCAACTGAAAGAACTGGAAGATCATGAGCTTGTCATGAAGAAAATTTATCCTGTCGTTCCACCAAAAGTCGAATATTCACTCACAGATTTAGGGATGAGTTTAATCCCTATAATTTCTGCATTGGGACATTGGGGTGATCAAAACGAAGATAGATTGCGAACAATAATTTTAAAAAGAATTTCAGGATAA
- a CDS encoding CHASE3 domain-containing protein — MESRQSLLKTKESISLIKDILNTLLNAETGKRGYQLTGKEEFLEPLDKSGKEYPLLIADRDRFNLKDKLQNRYGERTFLNYSKNILVFSSYEKKVCLAYK; from the coding sequence ATGGAAAGCAGGCAAAGCCTCCTAAAAACGAAGGAATCTATCAGTTTAATAAAGGATATTTTAAACACGCTGTTAAATGCTGAAACAGGCAAACGGGGTTATCAGCTTACCGGCAAGGAAGAATTTCTTGAACCGTTGGATAAAAGCGGGAAGGAATATCCCCTGCTTATTGCTGATAGAGATAGATTTAATCTTAAAGATAAACTCCAAAACCGATACGGCGAGCGGACCTTCTTGAACTACTCAAAAAATATATTAGTGTTTAGTAGTTATGAAAAAAAGGTGTGCTTAGCATATAAATGA
- a CDS encoding spondin domain-containing protein: protein MKYKHSILWAIAAFPSLITACKKNDAMPSMSETTITIENVLDSKPLVESGRFKNNGASPVIMPGEAISIKFSAAKGQALSFATMYGWSNDLFFAPENPGIKLYQDNGTPVEGDVSVQIKLWDNGTRINQKPGAAVMHPGTTETAPKAISEVNGTDAQGNTYAAASTLMKATLHYEGDSNFTLIITNTSGDTSNPTPFSPGVWAISYIAGGKLINSNPLFEAGKPSANGMTNIAEMGDNSVLGNYINTQTGIFTPLSPVLVVLYKGIENPIYKTGENDRGKGLKDLAQKGDASGLATYLKTLAGVKAVYILPAASSTVLLPKIGAQAGSSVSQQLSVASGDRIAIASMYGLSNDWFFATKGNGIDATVKGDVSYSIGLFDNGTAINQFPGAGNEQAGLGGTPATERKPVIEVPNPNGFTTLPSISSMIKVTIN, encoded by the coding sequence ATGAAATATAAACATTCAATTTTGTGGGCTATAGCAGCATTCCCCTCGCTAATTACCGCTTGCAAAAAAAATGATGCTATGCCATCGATGTCGGAGACGACCATCACGATAGAAAATGTATTGGATTCGAAACCATTGGTCGAGTCTGGTCGTTTTAAAAACAATGGTGCTTCGCCAGTGATTATGCCTGGTGAAGCAATTTCCATTAAGTTTTCTGCAGCCAAAGGACAAGCGCTTAGCTTTGCAACGATGTATGGTTGGTCGAATGACTTGTTTTTTGCCCCCGAAAATCCTGGCATAAAGCTGTATCAGGACAATGGAACTCCGGTTGAGGGCGATGTTTCGGTACAGATCAAATTATGGGATAATGGTACTCGTATCAATCAGAAACCAGGCGCAGCTGTAATGCACCCGGGAACCACAGAAACTGCTCCAAAAGCTATTAGCGAAGTAAATGGAACCGATGCACAGGGCAATACTTATGCTGCAGCTTCTACCTTAATGAAGGCAACACTTCATTATGAAGGGGATTCCAATTTTACACTTATAATCACGAATACCTCTGGCGATACGAGCAATCCGACTCCCTTCAGTCCCGGAGTTTGGGCGATTTCATATATCGCAGGAGGCAAGCTGATAAATTCTAATCCATTATTTGAGGCAGGAAAACCAAGTGCAAATGGAATGACAAATATTGCGGAAATGGGAGACAATAGCGTTTTAGGAAATTATATCAATACACAAACAGGTATTTTTACACCATTATCTCCGGTTTTGGTGGTGTTGTATAAAGGCATCGAAAACCCGATATATAAAACCGGTGAAAATGACCGTGGAAAAGGACTGAAAGATTTAGCGCAAAAAGGTGATGCATCAGGCCTGGCGACTTATCTTAAAACACTCGCAGGTGTAAAAGCTGTTTATATCCTTCCGGCGGCTAGCTCAACTGTATTACTTCCTAAAATCGGAGCGCAGGCGGGAAGTAGCGTTTCGCAGCAGTTAAGTGTAGCAAGTGGAGACCGAATTGCCATTGCAAGCATGTACGGGCTTTCCAACGATTGGTTCTTTGCCACAAAAGGTAATGGAATTGATGCAACAGTAAAAGGAGATGTATCCTATTCAATCGGATTGTTTGACAATGGGACAGCGATTAATCAGTTTCCCGGAGCCGGCAATGAGCAAGCAGGATTAGGCGGCACTCCTGCGACAGAACGTAAACCTGTTATAGAAGTGCCTAATCCAAATGGGTTCACCACACTGCCATCAATTTCCAGCATGATTAAAGTAACAATCAACTAA
- a CDS encoding dihydrofolate reductase family protein: protein MRKVIAAFNMTLDGFCDHTAGIPDEEIHLHYTHLLNNADVILYGRITYQLMEYWRPFVKSPSGEKSMDDFALAIDKIPKVVFSNSLKNIDWASAKLADGILKDELLKLKQQSGRDILVGSRSLIVQLLNLNLIDEFQLCIYPVVVGQGLSLFENIIDRKVFKLLKTKPFSGGSVLLYYQYSPTPTSL, encoded by the coding sequence ATGAGAAAAGTAATTGCAGCATTCAATATGACCCTTGACGGGTTTTGTGATCATACAGCAGGCATTCCCGATGAGGAAATACATCTTCATTATACGCATCTATTAAATAACGCTGATGTCATTTTGTATGGTAGGATTACCTATCAGCTTATGGAATATTGGCGGCCTTTTGTGAAAAGTCCCTCAGGTGAAAAATCAATGGATGACTTTGCATTGGCTATCGATAAAATTCCAAAAGTTGTTTTTTCAAATAGCCTGAAAAATATAGACTGGGCAAGTGCAAAATTGGCCGATGGTATACTTAAAGATGAATTATTGAAATTGAAACAGCAATCCGGTAGGGATATTTTGGTTGGGAGTCGAAGTTTAATTGTACAGTTGTTGAATCTCAATTTGATCGACGAATTTCAACTGTGCATTTATCCAGTTGTTGTAGGACAGGGGCTTTCACTTTTTGAAAATATAATCGATAGAAAAGTTTTTAAATTGTTAAAAACAAAGCCTTTTTCTGGCGGATCAGTCCTCTTGTACTATCAATACAGTCCAACACCTACTTCCCTATAA
- a CDS encoding PAS domain-containing sensor histidine kinase produces MGKRASGINDLNIYLKALNSAYSGIIITDNLQDDNPIIYCNKAFENISGYSHDEIIGHNCRFLQAQDRSQPERNILKDSIKNGEECKIEIRNYRKDGTLFWNELFISPVKNEAGQVTHFIGVQNDITLRKRAEHELREEKNNVEIKIQQRTKELQDKESFLSSMIETVRESLLVLDGNYTVLSANKHFLTSFHVSSEETVGKLLFDLGNKQWNISSLKELLTHILPTSNPVIDYEVEHVFPHIGRKVMLLNAYRVEFEGQYKDRILIAIEDITEKKEQDLRKDDFLSVASHELKTPLTTIKGLVQILQRLSIDHSDSKFVSTLDKISAYIDRLNILITKLLDTSKIQSGNIELHMEPFNIDHTIREAIDNMTVGAPGYEINLSGSTEATVSGDELQIIQVINNLLSNAIKYSPGSNRIDVAIHRVANFVKVSVRDYGMGIADVDKQKIFERFFRAGHTQKKFPGLGIGLYVSHEIITHHNGTLWVESEPGEGSTFNFTLPIMRTESDGK; encoded by the coding sequence ATGGGAAAACGTGCGTCAGGCATCAATGATTTAAATATATATCTTAAGGCGTTAAATTCTGCTTATTCAGGCATTATTATCACCGATAATTTACAAGATGATAATCCGATTATCTATTGCAATAAGGCTTTTGAAAACATCAGTGGCTATTCACACGATGAAATTATCGGTCACAATTGTCGCTTTTTGCAAGCGCAGGATCGTTCTCAACCTGAACGCAATATCCTAAAGGATTCTATCAAAAATGGTGAAGAATGTAAGATCGAAATCCGTAATTACCGGAAAGACGGAACACTCTTCTGGAATGAGCTTTTTATTTCGCCTGTGAAGAATGAAGCCGGCCAGGTCACGCACTTTATTGGTGTTCAAAATGATATTACCTTGCGTAAAAGAGCCGAACATGAGCTCCGGGAGGAAAAAAACAATGTCGAGATCAAAATACAGCAACGGACCAAAGAATTGCAAGATAAGGAAAGCTTCCTCTCGAGCATGATTGAAACGGTTCGCGAAAGTCTTTTAGTACTCGATGGCAACTATACCGTACTGAGTGCAAATAAACATTTTTTAACGTCATTTCACGTCTCCTCAGAAGAAACTGTCGGAAAATTATTATTTGATCTGGGCAATAAGCAATGGAATATCTCCTCGTTGAAGGAACTTCTTACGCATATTTTGCCAACTAGCAATCCCGTAATTGACTACGAAGTAGAACATGTATTTCCGCATATTGGCCGCAAGGTGATGCTATTAAATGCCTATCGCGTTGAATTTGAAGGGCAATATAAAGACCGTATACTGATCGCCATTGAAGACATCACCGAGAAAAAAGAACAGGATCTACGTAAAGACGATTTTTTGTCTGTCGCCAGTCATGAACTAAAAACACCCCTAACGACCATTAAGGGACTTGTACAGATTCTGCAACGACTGAGTATAGATCATTCAGACAGTAAATTTGTGAGTACATTGGATAAAATATCTGCCTATATAGATCGACTGAATATATTGATCACTAAACTATTAGATACCTCAAAAATACAGTCTGGAAATATTGAACTCCACATGGAGCCTTTTAACATAGACCATACAATTCGGGAAGCCATTGACAATATGACTGTAGGTGCGCCTGGTTACGAAATAAACCTTTCGGGCTCCACAGAGGCTACAGTTAGCGGCGATGAATTGCAAATTATTCAGGTAATCAATAATCTGTTATCCAATGCGATTAAATATTCGCCGGGTTCAAATAGAATTGACGTTGCCATCCATCGGGTTGCAAATTTTGTTAAGGTTTCTGTACGAGACTATGGCATGGGGATAGCAGATGTCGACAAGCAAAAAATATTTGAGCGCTTCTTTCGGGCCGGCCATACCCAAAAGAAATTTCCGGGATTGGGTATTGGACTTTATGTCTCGCACGAAATTATAACGCATCATAACGGAACCCTGTGGGTGGAAAGTGAACCTGGAGAAGGTTCTACTTTTAATTTTACATTACCAATAATGAGGACAGAAAGCGATGGAAAGTAA